Proteins found in one Candidatus Dependentiae bacterium genomic segment:
- a CDS encoding agmatine deiminase family protein, with protein sequence MVTDSETNFTYLADSLPIMYPDFYKRFEKLLKECDIETALLPDTKDVWAVDYMPIQIDKDKFVRFLYRPPYLTKDKILIKTISDVDSICATIGISNVKSPILVEGGNVTRCKNKVIMTQRVFKDNPTYERSPLIRELYKLLQIEDLYFIPEQPYDFTGHSDGMVRFFDEQTLLINDYSKESKSFQKAFEIAIHKTGLEYIKIPYNVYGNKNNDQAKGDYINFLQVENTVIVPTFGLQDDDKVLGMFEKIFAGQSVKSIESNEIANEGGVLNCITWNIKK encoded by the coding sequence ATGGTTACAGATTCTGAAACCAATTTTACTTATTTGGCAGATTCGTTGCCAATTATGTACCCCGACTTTTACAAGCGATTTGAAAAACTTTTAAAAGAATGTGATATTGAAACCGCTTTATTGCCAGACACAAAAGATGTATGGGCTGTAGATTATATGCCTATTCAAATTGATAAGGATAAATTTGTTCGGTTTTTGTATCGCCCGCCGTATTTGACAAAAGATAAAATATTGATAAAGACAATTTCTGATGTAGATAGTATCTGTGCTACAATTGGAATCAGCAACGTCAAATCCCCCATTTTAGTAGAAGGTGGTAATGTTACACGTTGTAAAAATAAAGTAATTATGACTCAACGTGTTTTTAAAGACAACCCAACTTATGAACGTAGTCCACTCATAAGAGAACTTTACAAACTTTTACAAATTGAAGATTTATATTTTATTCCTGAACAACCCTATGACTTTACAGGTCATTCAGACGGCATGGTAAGATTTTTTGATGAACAAACACTTTTAATAAATGACTACAGCAAGGAATCCAAAAGTTTTCAAAAAGCATTTGAAATTGCAATACACAAAACTGGACTTGAGTATATCAAAATCCCTTACAATGTTTATGGCAACAAAAATAACGACCAAGCAAAAGGAGATTACATCAACTTTCTGCAAGTGGAAAACACTGTTATTGTTCCAACCTTTGGATTACAGGACGATGATAAAGTTTTAGGAATGTTTGAAAAGATTTTTGCAGGACAAAGTGTAAAATCCATTGAAAGTAATGAAATTGCAAATGAAGGCGGTGTATTAAATTGTATAACTTGGAATATCAAAAAATGA